One Solea senegalensis isolate Sse05_10M unplaced genomic scaffold, IFAPA_SoseM_1 scf7180000015185, whole genome shotgun sequence DNA segment encodes these proteins:
- the LOC122762035 gene encoding potassium voltage-gated channel subfamily E member 1-like has protein sequence MSNFNTTELKSILLSLLQHCFNSTSILAPPTPLNYTTQQAVHYATEARATAHSQGMMYVLLVVGVFSFLTFCIMLSFIRSKKLESSHDPYHQYIAHDWTAVTAPPRAVTRALHREAAGSKEPVIICNPTVLDQLSG, from the coding sequence ATGTCCAACTTTAACACCACTGAGTTGAAGTCGATCCTACTCTCTTTACTGCAGCACTGCTTCAACAGCACAAGTatactggctccacccacaccTCTGAACTACACTACCCAGCAGGCCGTGCACTACGCGACTGAGGCCAGGGCCACTGCCCACTCCCAGGGAATGATGTATGTTCTTCTGGTGGTAGGCGTGTTCAGCTTCCTCACCTTCTGCATCATGCTAAGCTTCATTCGCTCAAAGAAGCTGGAGAGCTCTCATGATCCGTACCACCAGTACATCGCCCACGACTGGACCGCGGTGACGGCTCCGCCCAGGGCCGTCACTCGGGCTCTGCACAGGGAGGCAGCGGGCAGCAAGGAGCCGGTCATCATCTGCAACCCCACAGTCCTGGATCAGCTGTCGGGCTAG